A region of the Corynebacterium falsenii genome:
CAACGCACGCCATGAAACGACCTCTTCCCGCCCTCACTCCATCCCCCCATCCTTCCCATCTGCTTCACGAATCCCCACACCCAGCGGCACAGACTTTCCCACACCCAGCGGCACGGGCATCTCCTCATCCAGCAACATAGGTAGCAGATATGCAGCCAAATTATGTACCGAAGGGGTACGTTGAGGGCTCAAAAATGTGCATTTCGGGCAATCTTTTCGCTGCACATGTGCTACATAGGGAGATGGGGCTGCACATGCACGAGGCTGGCGATAGACAAGCTCACAAACCACCCCCATGACAGACGCAACGTGAGGTAAAGGCGCCGTCAACGCCCCACCAGACGGAGGCGGCACCGGCAAAACGCCAGGCGAAGGCGACATAGCCACCCAAGGCAGCGCAGCACATGCACATAGTTGATATGTCATCTATAATGGGGTCATTGAGACAACGCAAACGTTGTGGCGTCGGATAAGAGACCGCACCGAGACAAGCAGCACCAAAACACCATCGAGAGGATCTAGCCATGGCCTATGTAGCAGCCGGCTCATTCGAACGCGACATGGACTACATCGACGACCGCGTAGTCGCCAACCCCGAAGGCGAGCGCCAGTGGCCGGTCGAGGCGGGCCGCTACCGACTCGTCGCCGCCCGCGCCTGCCCGTGGGCCCACCGCGCCGTCATCACCCGCCGCCTCCTCGGACTCGACGGTGCTATCAGTCAGGCGCTCTGCGGCCCCACCCACGACTGGAAATCCTGGACCTTCGATCTCTACGAAGGTTCCATCGACCCCGTGTTGAAGATCGGGAAGCTTCGCGACGCCTACATCAAGCGCTACCCCGATTACCCCAAGGGCATCACGGTTCCCACCCTCGTGGAGATCGACAGCGGCATGGCCGTAACCAATGACTTCCAAACACTCGTCAAAGACTTCCAGACGGAATGGGGCGAGTTCCACCGCGACGGCGCCCCGGACCTCTACCCCGCCGAGCAGCGGGACGAGATCGACGCGCTGACCAAGCACATCTTCCACGACGTCAACAACGGCGTGTACAAGGCCGGATTCGCAGGCACGCAAGAGGCCTACGAGGACGCATTCCATACCCTGTTCGCGACCCTCGACGAGCTCGAAGAGCGCCTCGCCGACCGGCGGTACCTCATGGGCGATCGCATCACGTTTGCCGATGTATTCCTCTACCCCACCCTGATCAGGTTCGACATGGTGTACCACAACCACTTCAAGTGCAACCGGAACAAAATCTCCGAGATGCCGAACCTGTGGGGTTACCTGCGCGACCTGTTCCAGACACCGGGGTTCGGCGACACCACCAACTTCCAGCAGATCAAGGACCACTACTTCCTGGTTCACCAGGACATCAACCCGACCGGCGTGGTGCCCGTGGGTCCGGATCCCGCAATCTTCCGTACCGAGCACGGCCGCGAAAAGCTGGGCGGCAGCCCCTTCGGGGCGGGCACGGCGCCCGGGCCGATTCGCCCGGAGGATACCGTGACGGGCGATTGTGTGACGGAAGATGCCGTGGCGGGCGATTCCGTGACAGGCGATTCCGCCACAGGTGACGAACAGTCCGCTGACTAACCCCGCCAGGTGGAATACAGCGTGGCGTAGGCACCGCCGCGTTCCATGAGCTCGTCGTGGGTGCCGTCCTCGACGATCCGACCGGCCTCCATCACGAGGATCCTATCGGCGCTCACCGCCTGGTCGAGCCGGTGCGCCACCACCAAGCTGGTGCGACCCTTCGTGGCCTCCTGGGCTGCGGCTTCGAGCGCCTTGGCGTCGTCGCTGCCAGCTTCCGCGGTGGCTTCGTCCAAGATGAGCACCTGCGGGTCGCGCAGGAACACTCGTGCCAGCGAGATCTGCTGCGCTACCTCGGGTGGGAGTTCGGGGGCTCCCGCACCGATGCGTGTGTCTAACCCGTCCGGGAAGTTGCGCTGCCACGCCGCCGAGTCCGGGTGCAGCCCGGCCCTTGTCAGCGCCTCAAGCAGCTGCGCATCGCTGGCCGCGGCATCGGCCATGAGCAAGTCTTCGCGTAACGGGCCGGCGAAGAGGTGCACCTCCTGGCTCAGGAGAGTCACCGTGGCAGTGGTCCAGGTGTTGGGCACTTCGGTGACGTCCACATCGTCGATGTAGATATGCCCCTCCACGGGCTCCAGCATGCCCGCGATGAGGCCCGCCACAGTGGACTTGCCCGCGCCGGAGGTACCGACCATCGCGGTGGTGGTCCCCGGCGCCACGTCCAGCGTGAACTCCGGGATCACATCCGCCCCGCCGGGGTAAGCGAAGCGCACCTTGTCCATGCGAATCCTCGGCGGCGCTGTGATCTGCGTTGCGGGATCGCGGCGCCAGGAGGATCCCTCGTTGATCTTTGCCAGCGCCACCGCGCGACCCAGTCCCACCGCAGCCTCCTGCAGTTGGCCTGCGAAAAACAGCACGTTGAACACGTGAATCTCCAGCCGCACGACCAGCACCGTGGCGGCGGTGGCGGCACCGGCATCGACGTACCCGGCCCGCACCATCCATGTGGCGAACAGCAGCGTGCCGATGAGCAGAATGCCGTACCCCACCTGGCCCGCGCCCATGAGCCGCACGAAGATCGGGCGTTGCTGAGCCGTAGCGCGGACGGTGTTCCACGAGCTCTTTTCCAGCCGCTTCTCCGCCCACGGCCCCAGCTTCAGCGCCTGGAGGGTGGGCAGGCCCCGGATGGTGTCCAGCGTCATGTTGTTGCGCTGCGCTTCTGCGGAGTTGATGAGGTTCGTGGCGGTCGGCAGTTCCCGCAGCACGCGCCGCACCGCCGGAGCCAGGGCCAGCGTGACCGCCACGAACACACCCACGAACCGCCAGTCGATGAGCACCATCGAGACCAGCGTGAACGGGAACATCAGCGCGGTGATCACCACGCGCACGCCGGTGGTGCTGATGGTGCGCACCACCCGGTCAATGTCGCCGGTCAGGCGGGTGATGACGTTGCCCGAGCCCAGCCGCACGATCTCCGGCACCGGCGCGTGCAGGACCGCGTAGAGGGCGCGGCGGCGCAGGTCCACGCTGAGCATGCGCGATTTCGCCACGATGAGGAACCCGGCCACCGACCGGCCCGCCGCCTCCACGAGCAGCGCCACGGCCACGAGCACGAGCAGCACCACGAAGGCACCCATTCCCCCACCGATCACCGGCAGCGACCCGCCGTTCATGAGGTTCACGGAGAATCCGAGCAGATTGGAGGAAGCCATCATGGCCACGAGCGTTGCCGCAAACGTCACCGCGCACGCCAGGTACCAGCGCGGTTGTGGTTTCGTCGGCAGCTCCGTGAGGTAGCCAAACGCCTCGCCCAGCGGCACCGGCGGCAGGTGATCCGCGGTAAGCTGCTCGGCCTCAGCCTGCGTGTTTGTGCGACTCATAGGGTCACCACCTTGTCAGCTTGCGCGGCCCATGCCGGGGATGTTGTGATCACGATTGTCTTTTTGTCTCGACGCCACCGCGCCACGTTGTCAGCGACTCGGGTGAGTGTCACGGCGTCGAGCCCAGTGGTGGGCTCGTCGAGGATGAGCACGGGAGCTTCAGTAGCCAGGGCTCGCGCTAGGGCCACGCGTTGGCGCTGGCCTCCGGAGAGCGTGAGGCCACTCTCCCCCACGAGCCCGTCGAGTCCGCCGAGCCGGGCGACGATGTCGGAGCATTGCGCGGCCTCGAGGATGCCCTCGACTGTCCCCTGAGCACTACCAGCACTGCCTTCAGCGCTGCCCGGCGCCCCCAAGGGCCAGATGTTGTCCGCCAGCATGCCCTCGAACACCGCCACGCGGTGCGGCACGGCAATCACTCCGTCGCGGGCGGCGAGGTGTTGGGTCCACTGTTGAGTCTTGTGGTGGCCCTCAGCCGAGTGCGTGACCCACACATTCAACCCCGGAACCACCTCCGGGGCACCAGGGGTGGCCTGGGGATCGGGGTGGCTGGTGGCGTCGGAGTCGGTCGGATCCTCGATAGCGGACAGCAATGCGAGCATGCGACGGGCCGCGGTGGTGCCGCGCGCCCAGAAGTCCGTGAGCAGGCCCAGGGAGATGCCCATGACCGTGAGGCCGGGCGGGACGAGCAGGGCCGCGCTGAGGAATTGGCCAGGGGTGATCTGGCCGTTGAAGGCCCACACGCCGGTGATGACCATGATGAGCACCGTAAAGGCGGTGGGCACGAGCTGGCGGACGAAGGTGAGGAATTGGGTGATGCGGGCGTCGCGGATCATGACGCTCAGGGCGTCATCGGCGGCGGCATCGAAGCGGCGCTTAGTGGTCTCGATGGCGCCGAGACCCTTGAGGACGCGGGCTCCTTGGGCGGCGTCGGTGGCCAGCGACACGGTAATGGCCTCGCGCTTGCGGCGCTGTGCCGACACCCGAGCGATGGGTTTGGCGGTGGCCGCCGATGCCAGCGCGGTACACACAGCGCCGAGGATGAGCAGCGCACTGACCAGCGGCGATAGCTCCCACAACACCACCGACGAGCTCACCACGAAACCGGCCATGACCAGCGGGAAATCGAAGAGGAATTTCAACTGGCCGAGCTGGTTGGAGTCCTCATCGACGGTGCTGAGGACTTCGCCGGAGTTGAGGTTGGCGTTGCTGCCGAGCAGGCGGCGGACGGTGAACAGGCGCAAGTCGTGGATGGTGCGCTGCTCGCCGAGGAACAGGAGCGACTCGGCGGTGATGCTGCCGAGCCAGGAGATGAAGAATAGGCCGACGAGCAGCAGGCATGCGATCACCACGGCGCCGATCGCGCCG
Encoded here:
- a CDS encoding ABC transporter ATP-binding protein, with amino-acid sequence MSRTNTQAEAEQLTADHLPPVPLGEAFGYLTELPTKPQPRWYLACAVTFAATLVAMMASSNLLGFSVNLMNGGSLPVIGGGMGAFVVLLVLVAVALLVEAAGRSVAGFLIVAKSRMLSVDLRRRALYAVLHAPVPEIVRLGSGNVITRLTGDIDRVVRTISTTGVRVVITALMFPFTLVSMVLIDWRFVGVFVAVTLALAPAVRRVLRELPTATNLINSAEAQRNNMTLDTIRGLPTLQALKLGPWAEKRLEKSSWNTVRATAQQRPIFVRLMGAGQVGYGILLIGTLLFATWMVRAGYVDAGAATAATVLVVRLEIHVFNVLFFAGQLQEAAVGLGRAVALAKINEGSSWRRDPATQITAPPRIRMDKVRFAYPGGADVIPEFTLDVAPGTTTAMVGTSGAGKSTVAGLIAGMLEPVEGHIYIDDVDVTEVPNTWTTATVTLLSQEVHLFAGPLREDLLMADAAASDAQLLEALTRAGLHPDSAAWQRNFPDGLDTRIGAGAPELPPEVAQQISLARVFLRDPQVLILDEATAEAGSDDAKALEAAAQEATKGRTSLVVAHRLDQAVSADRILVMEAGRIVEDGTHDELMERGGAYATLYSTWRG
- a CDS encoding ABC transporter transmembrane domain-containing protein, producing MNTWSWFAPDTPPSGSDSLRPQRWKSPRRLALDATFSHRLAVTCAIIGSLADAAAGAVVAQVVGRASDAAFGDGAIGAVVIACLLLVGLFFISWLGSITAESLLFLGEQRTIHDLRLFTVRRLLGSNANLNSGEVLSTVDEDSNQLGQLKFLFDFPLVMAGFVVSSSVVLWELSPLVSALLILGAVCTALASAATAKPIARVSAQRRKREAITVSLATDAAQGARVLKGLGAIETTKRRFDAAADDALSVMIRDARITQFLTFVRQLVPTAFTVLIMVITGVWAFNGQITPGQFLSAALLVPPGLTVMGISLGLLTDFWARGTTAARRMLALLSAIEDPTDSDATSHPDPQATPGAPEVVPGLNVWVTHSAEGHHKTQQWTQHLAARDGVIAVPHRVAVFEGMLADNIWPLGAPGSAEGSAGSAQGTVEGILEAAQCSDIVARLGGLDGLVGESGLTLSGGQRQRVALARALATEAPVLILDEPTTGLDAVTLTRVADNVARWRRDKKTIVITTSPAWAAQADKVVTL
- a CDS encoding glutathione S-transferase family protein, whose translation is MAYVAAGSFERDMDYIDDRVVANPEGERQWPVEAGRYRLVAARACPWAHRAVITRRLLGLDGAISQALCGPTHDWKSWTFDLYEGSIDPVLKIGKLRDAYIKRYPDYPKGITVPTLVEIDSGMAVTNDFQTLVKDFQTEWGEFHRDGAPDLYPAEQRDEIDALTKHIFHDVNNGVYKAGFAGTQEAYEDAFHTLFATLDELEERLADRRYLMGDRITFADVFLYPTLIRFDMVYHNHFKCNRNKISEMPNLWGYLRDLFQTPGFGDTTNFQQIKDHYFLVHQDINPTGVVPVGPDPAIFRTEHGREKLGGSPFGAGTAPGPIRPEDTVTGDCVTEDAVAGDSVTGDSATGDEQSAD